The following proteins come from a genomic window of Bacillus sp. (in: firmicutes):
- a CDS encoding cytochrome C oxidase Cbb3, which produces MHRGKGMKFVGDSRVPVERKPNVPKDYSEYPGKTEAFWPNFLLKEWLIGAVFLVGYLCLTIAHPSPLERIADPTDTGYIPLPDWYFLFLYQLLKYEYASGPWTIVGVILIPGLAFGGLLIAPWLDRGPERRPSKRPIATAMMLLALAATIFLTWESVVNHDWEAAAEQGKIVKTVEFDKEDPGYKALEASGCLNCHGTDLLGGPAAPGLTETGATLSAEEIADIAVNGRNTMPPGMFQGSDEDLKALSEFIANIGK; this is translated from the coding sequence ATGCATCGCGGAAAAGGTATGAAATTTGTTGGGGATTCTCGTGTACCTGTAGAGAGAAAACCTAATGTACCGAAAGACTATTCCGAATATCCAGGAAAAACGGAAGCGTTTTGGCCGAATTTCCTTTTAAAAGAATGGTTGATTGGAGCTGTATTTTTAGTTGGCTATCTTTGCCTAACAATTGCACATCCATCACCACTTGAACGTATAGCTGATCCAACGGATACAGGCTATATACCATTACCAGACTGGTATTTCTTGTTCTTATATCAATTACTTAAATACGAGTATGCATCAGGTCCTTGGACAATCGTTGGTGTTATTTTAATTCCTGGTTTAGCATTTGGCGGATTATTAATTGCTCCATGGTTAGATAGAGGCCCAGAGCGTCGTCCGTCAAAACGACCAATTGCAACCGCTATGATGTTACTTGCTTTAGCGGCAACTATTTTCTTAACGTGGGAATCTGTAGTAAACCATGATTGGGAAGCTGCGGCTGAGCAAGGGAAAATCGTTAAAACAGTTGAATTCGACAAAGAAGACCCTGGTTATAAGGCGCTTGAAGCAAGCGGCTGTTTAAACTGTCACGGAACTGATTTGCTTGGTGGACCAGCAGCGCCTGGTTTAACAGAGACTGGTGCAACATTATCAGCAGAAGAAATTGCTGATATCGCTGTAAATGGACGTAATACAATGCCTCCAGGAATGTTCCAAGGTTCTGATGAAGATTTAAAAGCGCTATCTGAATTTATTGCTAACATTGGTAAATAA
- a CDS encoding DUF1405 domain-containing protein: MKLLIQFLGWRSILALLLVINVLGTIWGYIWYGGQLADTPAYFLPFVPDSPTASLFFVFVLIAFLLRKNWPLIEALAIVTLFKYGIWAVVMNLLVLKVEGYLPWEGYMLIASHGAMAIQGLLYAPYYRMKGWHLIAAAVWTLHNDVIDYVFGMMPRYSMLSDFTAQIGYFTFWLSITSIFITYWLCIRDKHYKTSLL, from the coding sequence ATGAAACTATTGATTCAGTTTTTAGGATGGCGCTCAATTTTAGCGCTATTACTAGTTATTAATGTGCTTGGTACGATTTGGGGTTACATATGGTACGGAGGACAATTAGCAGATACTCCAGCATATTTTCTACCATTTGTGCCTGATAGCCCCACAGCAAGTTTATTTTTTGTGTTTGTTTTAATTGCTTTCCTATTACGAAAAAATTGGCCTCTTATCGAAGCACTCGCGATTGTAACACTTTTCAAATATGGAATCTGGGCTGTTGTCATGAATTTGTTAGTATTAAAGGTAGAAGGATATTTACCATGGGAAGGCTATATGCTAATAGCTTCTCATGGCGCAATGGCAATCCAAGGGCTATTATATGCCCCGTATTATCGCATGAAAGGATGGCATTTAATTGCTGCCGCCGTTTGGACCTTACATAATGATGTTATTGATTATGTTTTTGGAATGATGCCGAGATACAGTATGCTTAGTGATTTCACGGCGCAAATAGGTTATTTTACTTTTTGGCTAAGCATTACCTCCATCTTTATTACATACTGGTTATGCATAAGAGATAAACACTATAAAACATCATTGTTATAG